Proteins encoded by one window of Fusarium graminearum PH-1 chromosome 1, whole genome shotgun sequence:
- a CDS encoding small nuclear ribonucleoprotein Sm D1, protein MKLVRFLMKCANETVTIELKNGTIIHGTISSVSPQMNTALRNVKMTIKGQEPISLETMNIRGSTIRYFILPDSLPLDTLLIDDAPKPKNKARKEAADRGARGGRGRGGPRGRGRGGGGGRGRGGRP, encoded by the exons ATGAAGCTCGTCAG ATTCCTCATGAAATGCGCCAACGAGACGGTGACAATTGAGTTGAAAAATG GAACCATCATCCACGGCACAATCTCCTCCGTCTCCCCCCAGATGAACACGGCTCTTCGCAACGTCAAGATGACCATCAAGGGTCAGGAGCCCATCTCCCTCGAGACCATGAACATCCGAGGTTCTACAATCCGATACTTTATCCTTCCCGACTCACTACCTCTCGACACACTACTCATTGACGACgcgcccaagcccaagaacaaggcccGCAAGGAGGCGGCAGACCGTGGTGCCCGAGGTGGACGAGGCAGAGGCGGTCCCAGGGGACGTGGAcgcggcggcggtggtggtcgCGGCCGCGGAGGACGACCTTAG